The proteins below come from a single Rhodospirillaceae bacterium genomic window:
- a CDS encoding aromatic-ring-hydroxylating dioxygenase subunit beta has protein sequence MSKHNSLQVSDKTQREIENFLYLQAEVLDERRWEEWLDLFGEEGIYWMPASGEQETGEGQPNIFYEDYHLMSMRIRRVEHPYAHSQTAGHRTSHVVSNVMIQHEDEXSGEVLVTSRFHMVEYRLDDQRYFGGKYTHQLRNSGSGYKIILQRVDLVNVEGPFDYVMQVWV, from the coding sequence ATGTCCAAACATAATAGTCTACAGGTTTCCGATAAAACCCAACGTGAGATAGAGAATTTCCTGTATTTGCAGGCGGAGGTTCTTGATGAACGTCGCTGGGAAGAATGGCTGGATCTCTTTGGCGAGGAAGGTATTTACTGGATGCCGGCATCCGGCGAACAAGAGACAGGGGAAGGACAGCCAAATATTTTTTATGAAGATTATCATTTGATGAGCATGCGCATTCGGCGTGTCGAACATCCTTATGCCCACTCGCAGACCGCAGGGCACCGCACTAGTCATGTTGTTTCAAATGTAATGATCCAACATGAAGATGAAAGNTCAGGTGAAGTTCTTGTAACTTCGCGGTTCCATATGGTCGAATATCGTTTAGACGATCAACGGTATTTTGGTGGAAAATATACCCATCAACTAAGAAATTCGGGTTCAGGTTATAAAATAATCCTTCAAAGAGTAGATTTGGTAAATGTTGAAGGTCCCTTTGATTACGTAATGCAGGTTTGGGTATAG
- a CDS encoding ribosomal subunit interface protein, which produces MSLEGYKDFSSLVSPERVHKACYSDEGVFEQELNKIFYKSWIYVGHESQVPNPGDYWTTWIGRERVILCRSEDXQVHVLYNRCPHRGTLICNNLHGNARKAFRCPYHAWQFNLDGSLRNMPMKQGYEGIIDLKDPQLQMKRAARQATYRGFVFASLSDEGESLDEWLGSGGRAAFDDICNRSPEGECXIVMNCFRIIQHSNWKIFLENQLDAVHPSITHHSTGDAAAQQQQVFKQKTGQEPPIGYQFLAXFTLPYEKWDSLDTIGYPHGHTVLAGYMGLRPRDPITLAHEAVLEEAYGAERMEEILSTNVHHVLVYPCLSVQPALQQLRAVRPLAADKTLTEXWHFKLKGVPEGVYERSLAYYYHVNSPSTMVNADDLNNFRACQDGLSLQGGGDWVSFHRNYGQDPXNGGVTTSVTGMSEQPMRNMFAAWKKYMSA; this is translated from the coding sequence ATGAGTTTGGAGGGGTATAAGGATTTTTCCTCGCTTGTTTCTCCGGAACGAGTTCACAAGGCCTGTTATTCAGACGAGGGGGTTTTTGAGCAAGAACTTAACAAGATATTCTATAAATCATGGATTTACGTAGGGCATGAAAGCCAAGTTCCTAATCCAGGTGACTATTGGACAACTTGGATTGGTCGCGAGAGGGTTATCTTATGTAGAAGTGAAGATNCCCAAGTGCACGTATTGTATAACCGGTGTCCCCATAGAGGTACCCTCATTTGTAATAATTTGCATGGAAACGCGCGCAAAGCATTTCGTTGCCCATACCACGCCTGGCAGTTTAATTTGGATGGAAGTCTGCGAAATATGCCAATGAAACAGGGGTATGAGGGGATTATTGATTTGAAGGATCCTCAGCTGCAGATGAAAAGGGCGGCACGCCAAGCTACNTATCGGGGCTTTGTTTTTGCTAGTTTATCGGATGAGGGCGAAAGCCTGGACGAATGGTTGGGTTCGGGTGGCAGGGCTGCTTTTGACGATATTTGCAATCGCTCTCCCGAGGGAGAGTGTNAGATTGTGATGAACTGTTTTCGTATTATTCAACACTCTAATTGGAAAATCTTTTTGGAGAATCAATTAGACGCTGTGCATCCTTCGATTACTCATCATTCCACCGGAGATGCGGCGGCCCAGCAGCAACAAGTTTTTAAACAAAAGACAGGCCAAGAACCTCCAATTGGCTATCAATTCCTGGCTGANTTTACCTTGCCTTACGAGAAGTGGGATTCACTTGATACAATCGGTTACCCTCATGGACATACCGTGCTAGCTGGCTATATGGGGCTGAGGCCGCGTGACCCCATAACTTTGGCTCACGAAGCCGTGCTAGAAGAAGCATATGGTGCGGAGCGGATGGAGGAAATACTATCTACCAATGTGCACCATGTTTTGGTTTATCCTTGTTTATCGGTGCAGCCAGCGCTGCAACAATTGAGAGCGGTTAGGCCTCTCGCCGCGGACAAAACCTTAACCGAAATNTGGCATTTTAAGCTTAAGGGTGTGCCAGAAGGGGTCTATGAGCGATCCCTCGCTTATTATTATCATGTGAACTCGCCATCAACCATGGTGAATGCGGATGACTTGAATAATTTTAGAGCATGCCAAGATGGNCTTTCCCTTCAAGGTGGGGGCGATTGGGTGAGTTTTCATAGAAACTATGGACAGGATCCGANTAATGGAGGGGTAACTACTTCTGTAACAGGAATGAGCGAACAGCCGATGAGAAATATGTTTGCTGCTTGGAAGAAATATATGTCGGCGTAA
- a CDS encoding benzoylformate decarboxylase, translating into MSLNTITGRSAFLSLLKDEGITHLFGNPGTTELPIMDALTEHPDLNYMMSMQESLVVYMAEGYSRSSGKLSACNVHVAPGLGNAMGAIYAAKFANTPIIITAGQQEQGHGLTEPLLYDPLVPIAQPLVKWAVEVTRFEDLPRIVRRAAKVAMTPPTGPVFISLPGDILNEEGALELGARTRVDTKVRPIDSTLEKTAERILSASNPVIVAGHELATDDALQEAAEFASIIGCPVYQQTVQYGAHFLSEHPGFMGALSRDQQQVRDVLSPYDLLIVLGADVLRMSVWSSVEPLPEGMKIVQIGQRDWEMGKNFPTELAIRADVKETLKALNPKLMERGGAXQKSKADESLNKLSSKNWSAKREVMVKELTAAPQTGAIDPAWMVMKIVDTMPEETIIVDEGIISSRALMSLLPYRTSSSLFGMASGGIGWGVPAACGVQAAHPEKPLIAIIGDGSSMYSIQALWTAANQKLPVNYVICDNGGYRIIKERLFSFHGNENFIGMDFKEPAVDFVGLANSVGVPSVRVVDHSELVPALEDALNNTSGPNLISVTVDSGRF; encoded by the coding sequence CCCTTACGGAACATCCAGACTTAAACTATATGATGAGTATGCAGGAGTCGCTAGTTGTCTATATGGCCGAGGGATATTCGCGTTCCTCCGGTAAACTTTCTGCTTGTAACGTGCACGTGGCGCCAGGTCTTGGTAATGCCATGGGGGCTATTTATGCGGCAAAGTTTGCAAATACTCCGATAATTATAACCGCTGGCCAACAGGAGCAAGGACATGGGCTCACGGAACCTTTGCTTTACGATCCGTTGGTGCCGATTGCGCAACCTCTAGTTAAATGGGCGGTGGAAGTTACACGATTTGAAGATTTGCCGCGAATTGTGCGGCGGGCGGCAAAGGTAGCTATGACGCCTCCAACGGGGCCCGTGTTTATCTCACTTCCTGGTGACATCCTAAATGAGGAGGGGGCCTTGGAGTTGGGTGCGCGCACGCGCGTTGACACTAAGGTTAGGCCAATTGATTCTACCTTGGAGAAGACCGCCGAACGGATTTTGAGCGCAAGCAATCCGGTCATTGTCGCAGGACATGAACTTGCCACGGATGATGCTCTTCAAGAGGCGGCAGAGTTTGCGAGTATTATTGGGTGTCCCGTTTATCAACAGACCGTGCAATATGGCGCCCATTTTCTGTCAGAGCATCCTGGATTTATGGGNGCCTTAAGTCGNGATCAGCAACAGGTGAGGGACGTTCTCTCACCATACGACCTTTTAATTGTTCTTGGAGCTGATGTTTTACGCATGTCGGTGTGGTCGTCGGTAGAACCTCTGCCGGAGGGGATGAAAATTGTACAAATAGGACAACGTGATTGGGAAATGGGAAAAAATTTCCCGACTGAGCTTGCGATACGTGCTGATGTTAAAGAGACTTTGAAAGCGTTGAATCCAAAATTAATGGAACGGGGTGGAGCCGANCAAAAGTCTAAAGCGGATGAGAGTTTGAATAAACTAAGTTCAAAGAATTGGTCGGCCAAGAGGGAAGTTATGGTCAAAGAACTGACCGCCGCACCGCAAACTGGAGCTATCGATCCAGCGTGGATGGTAATGAAGATCGTTGACACAATGCCAGAAGAAACCATCATCGTGGATGAAGGTATTATTAGTAGTAGAGCCTTAATGTCGCTTTTGCCATATCGGACCTCGAGCTCTTTGTTTGGTATGGCAAGTGGGGGGATCGGATGGGGTGTTCCTGCCGCGTGTGGAGTTCAAGCGGCGCATCCTGAAAAACCGCTCATAGCTATAATTGGTGACGGTAGTTCTATGTATTCCATTCAAGCTCTTTGGACAGCTGCTAATCAGAAGTTACCAGTCAATTATGTGATTTGTGATAACGGTGGATATCGCATAATTAAGGAGAGATTGTTTTCTTTTCATGGGAATGAAAACTTTATCGGTATGGACTTTAAGGAGCCTGCTGTGGATTTTGTTGGTTTAGCCAATTCCGTAGGAGTTCCATCAGTTCGGGTGGTTGACCACAGTGAACTAGTCCCTGCTTTAGAAGATGCATTGAATAATACCAGTGGCCCAAATCTTATTAGTGTGACAGTGGACTCAGGTAGGTTTTAG